The following proteins come from a genomic window of Kitasatospora sp. NBC_01246:
- a CDS encoding helix-turn-helix domain-containing protein — MTLSASSSVQQARRDLADRLGEIRREAGITGRELAQLCGWHPSKTSRIENARTVPSPADLLAWCRVSGADDQASDLIASLRAVEGMFVEWRRIERDGLKRVQESVLPRYERTRRFRAYSSWLVTGLLQTRAYTDAVLRAVQRRRVVVDDVDAAVEVRMERQRILREGDRRFAVLLEESVLRSGPGSRDVQREQLAHLLTVGALPHVSLGIVAMGPGRSRMPVEGFWIYDTVQVNVELVSGYLTITQPSEIALYAQAFAELADQAVHGEQARALIGAAMEALA; from the coding sequence ATGACTCTGTCAGCATCGTCAAGCGTTCAGCAGGCGCGCCGGGATCTCGCCGATCGGCTCGGCGAGATCCGGCGGGAGGCGGGGATCACCGGGCGGGAACTCGCGCAGCTCTGTGGCTGGCATCCGTCCAAGACGTCCCGAATCGAGAATGCCCGGACGGTGCCTTCACCGGCAGATCTTCTGGCTTGGTGTCGGGTTTCCGGAGCCGATGACCAGGCCTCGGATCTCATTGCCTCGTTGCGGGCTGTCGAGGGCATGTTCGTCGAATGGCGCCGCATCGAGCGTGACGGTTTGAAGCGCGTGCAGGAGTCAGTCCTACCGCGCTACGAGCGCACGCGCCGCTTCCGGGCGTATTCGTCGTGGCTGGTGACCGGGTTGCTCCAGACGCGGGCCTACACCGACGCGGTGCTGCGGGCCGTGCAGCGGCGCCGGGTCGTGGTGGACGATGTGGACGCCGCTGTGGAAGTCCGGATGGAGCGGCAGCGGATCCTCCGCGAAGGTGACCGGCGGTTCGCCGTTCTCCTGGAGGAGTCCGTCCTGCGGTCGGGTCCCGGCAGCCGGGATGTTCAGCGCGAGCAACTGGCGCACCTGCTGACCGTGGGCGCGCTGCCCCATGTCAGTCTCGGCATCGTCGCCATGGGGCCGGGCCGTTCCCGGATGCCGGTCGAGGGCTTCTGGATCTACGACACCGTCCAGGTCAACGTGGAACTGGTCTCCGGCTACCTCACCATCACCCAGCCCAGCGAGATCGCCCTCTACGCCCAGGCCTTCGCCGAACTGGCCGACCAGGCCGTCCACGGTGAGCAGGCCCGGGCCCTGATCGGTGCGGCGATGGAGGCGCTGGCGTGA
- a CDS encoding VanZ family protein, whose translation MRTETGPAAAVHRPLRLVGLVGLTLHLALAGWLVLRPLPVAWVYDANLTPLASLRSSTAWQVLGELLLLAPLGVLLPLAGGRLRAPWLPSFLRTTGASALLATALEFLSSWAPGHILNVDHILLASVGVAIVHLALVPGCRSLLLRPRRAGAGRPAPARAPAPAHTPTRTPVHAPTHAPVYAEPVSSHGR comes from the coding sequence GTGCGGACCGAGACCGGGCCGGCGGCGGCCGTCCACCGTCCCCTACGGCTGGTCGGCCTCGTCGGCCTCACCCTCCACCTGGCCCTGGCGGGCTGGCTGGTGCTGAGACCGTTGCCGGTGGCCTGGGTCTACGACGCCAACCTGACGCCGCTGGCCTCGCTCCGCTCCTCCACCGCCTGGCAGGTCCTCGGCGAGCTGCTGCTGCTGGCCCCGCTCGGCGTCCTGCTCCCGCTCGCGGGCGGCCGCCTGCGGGCCCCCTGGCTCCCGTCCTTCCTCCGCACCACCGGCGCCTCCGCCCTGCTGGCCACCGCCCTGGAGTTCCTCTCCTCCTGGGCCCCGGGCCACATCCTGAACGTGGACCACATACTGCTCGCCAGCGTCGGCGTGGCGATCGTCCACCTGGCCCTGGTGCCCGGCTGCCGGTCCCTGCTGCTCCGGCCCCGCCGGGCGGGCGCCGGCCGCCCGGCGCCCGCCCGGGCCCCCGCGCCGGCCCACACGCCGACTCGCACGCCGGTCCACGCACCGACCCACGCTCCCGTCTACGCGGAGCCCGTCTCCTCCCACGGCCGCTGA
- a CDS encoding response regulator transcription factor, with the protein MPFLLLIEDDDAIRTGLELALTRQGHKVATAASGEDGLRLFKEQRPDLIVLDVMLPGIDGFEVCRRIRRTDQLPIILLTARSDDIDVVVGLESGADDYVVKPVQPRVLDARIRAVLRRGERESSDSSAYGTVVIDRAAMTVTKDGEDLQLTPTELRLLLELSRRPGQALSRQQLLRLVWEHDYLGDSRLVDACVQRLRAKVEDVPSAPTLIRTVRGVGYRLDPPA; encoded by the coding sequence GTGCCTTTCCTCCTACTGATCGAGGACGACGACGCCATCCGTACCGGCCTCGAACTCGCTCTCACCCGCCAGGGCCACAAAGTGGCCACCGCCGCCTCCGGCGAGGACGGTCTGAGGCTCTTCAAGGAGCAGCGGCCGGACCTCATCGTGCTGGACGTCATGCTGCCCGGAATCGACGGCTTCGAGGTCTGCCGCCGGATCCGCCGCACCGACCAGCTTCCGATCATCCTGCTCACCGCCCGGTCCGACGACATCGATGTCGTGGTCGGCCTGGAGTCCGGCGCGGACGACTACGTCGTCAAGCCGGTGCAGCCGCGCGTCCTGGACGCCCGGATCCGGGCCGTGCTGCGACGCGGTGAGCGGGAGAGCTCGGACTCCTCCGCGTACGGGACCGTGGTGATCGACCGCGCGGCGATGACCGTCACCAAGGACGGCGAGGACCTCCAGCTCACGCCGACCGAGCTGCGGCTGCTGCTGGAGCTCAGCCGCCGGCCCGGGCAGGCCCTCTCCCGCCAGCAACTGCTGCGCCTGGTCTGGGAACACGACTACCTCGGCGACTCCCGGCTGGTGGACGCGTGCGTCCAGCGGCTGCGGGCGAAGGTCGAGGACGTGCCCTCGGCGCCCACCCTGATCCGCACGGTGCGCGGGGTCGGCTACCGTCTGGACCCGCCGGCGTGA
- a CDS encoding ribosomal protein L7/L12: MEEPEFVAELTGAGERRIELLRALRAVTGLSLWHGRLLLDDLPAPVRDGNLRDLDVAVARLRAAGGRVTVRCRACGRVAPDDGRLLDPGTCAVAAPGCFSCPASSEPPQRPWEETGSA; this comes from the coding sequence ATGGAGGAACCGGAGTTCGTCGCCGAGCTGACCGGCGCGGGGGAGCGGCGGATCGAGCTGCTCCGCGCCCTCCGCGCCGTGACCGGGCTGAGCCTCTGGCACGGCAGGCTGCTGCTGGACGACCTGCCCGCCCCCGTGCGGGACGGAAACCTGCGGGACCTCGACGTCGCGGTGGCCCGCCTGCGGGCGGCGGGCGGGCGGGTCACGGTGCGCTGCCGGGCGTGCGGGCGGGTCGCCCCCGACGACGGGCGGCTGCTCGACCCGGGCACGTGCGCGGTGGCAGCTCCCGGCTGCTTTTCCTGCCCGGCGAGCAGCGAGCCGCCTCAGCGGCCGTGGGAGGAGACGGGCTCCGCGTAG
- a CDS encoding PhzF family phenazine biosynthesis protein has product MTDYEVLRVFCGPDGGHGNPLGVVRDGAAVPGAADRLAVARQLGFSETVFVDDAERGVIDIYTPSLRLPFAGHPCVGAAWLLGVDRLVTAAGAVGVRRDGEFTRIEGRAAWAPGRALRRYGSAAEVDALDVPPPGEWIYAWAWQDERAGTVRARAFPGRGDGIDEDEATGAAAILLTAELGRDLIITQGVGSQLVTGVRPGGLIEVGGRVRRAA; this is encoded by the coding sequence ATGACTGACTATGAGGTCCTTCGGGTCTTTTGCGGCCCCGACGGCGGCCACGGGAACCCGCTCGGCGTGGTCCGCGACGGCGCCGCCGTTCCCGGTGCGGCCGACCGGCTGGCCGTCGCCCGGCAGCTCGGTTTCAGCGAGACCGTCTTCGTCGACGACGCGGAGCGCGGTGTGATCGACATCTACACGCCGAGCCTTCGCCTGCCCTTCGCCGGGCACCCCTGCGTCGGTGCGGCCTGGCTGCTGGGCGTGGACCGGCTCGTGACCGCCGCCGGCGCCGTCGGGGTGCGCCGCGACGGCGAGTTCACCCGCATCGAGGGCCGCGCCGCCTGGGCGCCGGGCCGCGCGCTGAGGCGGTACGGGTCCGCCGCCGAGGTGGACGCGCTGGACGTCCCGCCGCCGGGGGAGTGGATCTACGCCTGGGCCTGGCAGGACGAGCGGGCGGGCACCGTACGGGCGCGCGCCTTCCCCGGCCGCGGTGACGGGATCGACGAGGACGAGGCCACCGGCGCCGCCGCGATCCTGCTCACGGCCGAGCTCGGGCGCGACCTGATCATCACTCAAGGCGTCGGCTCCCAGCTCGTCACCGGCGTCCGGCCCGGCGGCCTGATCGAGGTCGGCGGCCGGGTGCGGCGAGCGGCGTGA
- a CDS encoding DUF6879 family protein: MATAVREALAKARRSAVHLEMRDSYMRDDPAFISWQGGHREDPEDRESWWRPWLDVVAETTGRGVSMRRARVVSEPVSDYIQYEYDGTFTNIAAGEQVRWLPRSTARDLLLPALDCWVVDSETLILHHFSGDGQWAGSGMEVCTDPALVELYARAFESVWLRAVPHSEYRPT, encoded by the coding sequence GTGGCCACTGCGGTTCGTGAGGCGCTCGCCAAGGCCCGGCGGTCGGCCGTGCACCTTGAGATGCGTGACAGCTACATGCGTGACGACCCGGCGTTCATCTCCTGGCAGGGAGGGCACCGGGAAGATCCGGAGGATCGTGAATCCTGGTGGCGGCCATGGCTCGATGTCGTGGCCGAGACGACCGGACGAGGCGTTTCGATGCGGCGGGCCCGCGTCGTGTCGGAGCCTGTCAGTGACTACATCCAGTACGAGTACGACGGCACGTTCACGAATATCGCAGCAGGTGAGCAGGTGCGCTGGCTGCCTCGATCGACAGCGCGTGATCTGTTGTTGCCCGCTCTGGACTGCTGGGTAGTGGACAGCGAGACGCTGATCCTCCATCACTTCAGCGGTGACGGGCAGTGGGCCGGCTCGGGCATGGAGGTCTGCACGGACCCGGCTCTGGTTGAGCTGTACGCCAGGGCATTCGAATCCGTCTGGCTGCGCGCCGTCCCCCACTCGGAGTACCGGCCGACCTGA
- a CDS encoding HAMP domain-containing sensor histidine kinase, translating to MTDLQTTTSRFSSGPWRRLRSLRVRLIAVFAAVALLAAVSASGIAYWLNRDAVLKRAQNTALNDFRVSLTRNVSELPLNATCAELNQLAASVASSGLSYEVVVSDPARPDCLASSAPLTYTLADVPAKLRDTVAKPRELTENNPYAFHLYWQRQNLEGRPFVIGGTKVVPTGPTAYMFKSLENERADLSTLGWSLAIATLLALIGSALLAQAASATVLRPVKRLGEAARRLGEGHLDTRLEVEGSDELADLARTFNRTAESLHEQVEELSAREAQSRRFVADMSHELRTPLTAMTAVTDILEDEAESLDPMIEPAVRLVVNETRRLSDLVENLMEVTRFDAGTAKLVADEVDIADLIMSCIDGRAWYDAVELDAPRGVRAVVDPRRLDVVFANLIGNALKHGGSPVRVTVREEGPAQAPADGPADGPTDGREDDGPVVGPAVGTVIVEVSDSGPGIPEDVLPHVFDRFYKADKGRARSEGSGLGLSIAMANAQIHGGTITAANGEVGAVFTLTLPRTQPPPSADDSEESAL from the coding sequence GTGACTGACCTTCAGACGACGACCAGCCGCTTCTCCTCGGGCCCGTGGCGACGGCTGCGTTCCCTGCGGGTGCGGCTGATCGCGGTGTTCGCCGCGGTCGCGCTGCTCGCCGCCGTCTCGGCCTCCGGCATCGCGTACTGGCTCAACCGGGACGCGGTGCTCAAGCGCGCCCAGAACACCGCGCTCAACGACTTCCGGGTCTCGCTCACCCGCAACGTCTCCGAGCTGCCGCTGAACGCCACCTGCGCCGAGCTGAACCAGCTCGCCGCCAGCGTCGCCAGCTCCGGGCTCAGCTACGAGGTGGTGGTCTCCGACCCCGCCCGCCCGGACTGCCTCGCCTCCTCGGCCCCGCTGACCTACACGCTCGCCGACGTCCCGGCCAAGCTGCGGGACACCGTCGCGAAGCCGCGCGAGCTCACCGAGAACAACCCGTACGCGTTCCACCTGTACTGGCAGCGGCAGAACCTGGAGGGGCGGCCGTTCGTGATCGGCGGCACCAAGGTGGTGCCGACCGGGCCGACGGCCTACATGTTCAAGTCGCTGGAGAACGAGCGGGCCGACCTGAGCACGCTCGGCTGGTCGCTGGCGATCGCCACGCTGCTGGCGCTGATCGGCTCGGCGCTGCTCGCCCAGGCCGCGTCGGCGACGGTGCTGCGCCCGGTCAAGCGGCTCGGCGAGGCCGCCCGGCGGCTCGGCGAGGGCCATCTGGACACCCGGCTCGAAGTCGAGGGCTCGGACGAACTCGCCGATCTGGCAAGGACGTTCAACCGCACCGCGGAGTCGCTGCACGAGCAGGTCGAGGAGCTGAGCGCGCGGGAGGCGCAGAGCCGGCGGTTCGTCGCCGACATGTCGCACGAGCTGCGGACGCCGCTGACCGCGATGACCGCCGTGACGGACATCCTGGAGGACGAGGCCGAGTCGCTGGACCCGATGATCGAGCCGGCCGTGCGGCTGGTGGTCAACGAGACGCGCCGGCTCTCCGACCTGGTGGAGAACCTGATGGAGGTGACCCGCTTCGACGCCGGTACGGCCAAGCTGGTCGCCGACGAGGTGGACATCGCCGATCTGATCATGTCCTGCATCGACGGCCGGGCCTGGTACGACGCGGTGGAGCTGGACGCGCCGCGCGGTGTCCGGGCCGTGGTCGACCCGCGCCGGCTGGACGTCGTCTTCGCCAACCTGATCGGCAACGCGCTCAAGCACGGCGGCTCGCCGGTGCGGGTGACGGTCCGGGAGGAGGGCCCCGCGCAGGCTCCGGCGGACGGCCCGGCCGACGGCCCGACGGACGGCCGGGAGGATGACGGCCCGGTGGTCGGCCCGGCGGTCGGAACGGTGATCGTCGAGGTCTCGGACAGCGGCCCCGGCATCCCCGAGGACGTGCTGCCGCACGTCTTCGACCGGTTCTACAAGGCGGACAAGGGGCGGGCGCGTTCGGAGGGCAGCGGTCTGGGCCTGTCGATCGCGATGGCCAACGCGCAGATCCACGGGGGGACGATCACGGCCGCGAACGGGGAGGTGGGGGCGGTGTTCACGCTGACGCTGCCGCGGACCCAGCCTCCGCCGTCGGCCGACGACTCCGAGGAGAGTGCGCTGTGA